From Chloroflexota bacterium, one genomic window encodes:
- a CDS encoding fasciclin domain-containing protein, whose product MMKRFVVFAFVAVLIAVGIVGACSRPTPTPQPTPTPIPPSPTPLPPTPTPRPTDTPIPTPTPQPTTPPTPTPVPTATPTLVPTPTPTPELVDVFNTAFRNEQLTTFVLLLRASGLQDPLKSEGPFTIFAPVDDAFDKLPRGTVGDLMEDLPRLKNILLYHIVPGRVTAAELAAIDSVQTVTLKTALGKPITITIDDGKVTRINGALIVSADLQATNGVMHLIDAVLVPPGVESPVSPSTPSASSAPTATDTPVPSPTPKGSATLTPVPGKK is encoded by the coding sequence ATGATGAAACGCTTTGTCGTTTTCGCTTTCGTAGCCGTTCTAATCGCCGTGGGGATCGTGGGCGCCTGCAGTCGGCCGACCCCAACGCCGCAGCCGACGCCGACCCCCATACCCCCATCGCCGACGCCACTGCCGCCAACGCCGACGCCCAGGCCCACGGATACTCCCATACCTACGCCAACGCCGCAGCCGACCACGCCTCCCACGCCTACGCCGGTGCCGACGGCGACTCCGACGTTGGTCCCGACCCCTACCCCTACACCCGAGCTCGTGGACGTCTTCAACACCGCTTTCCGTAACGAACAGCTCACCACGTTCGTGTTGCTGTTGAGGGCTTCGGGGCTGCAGGATCCACTGAAGAGCGAGGGGCCTTTCACGATCTTCGCGCCGGTGGACGATGCCTTCGATAAGCTGCCCAGGGGGACGGTGGGCGACCTGATGGAGGATCTCCCCAGGTTGAAGAATATCCTGCTCTACCACATCGTGCCCGGCCGGGTGACGGCGGCCGAGCTCGCGGCCATCGACTCCGTACAGACGGTCACGTTGAAGACCGCCCTGGGCAAGCCGATCACCATCACCATCGACGATGGGAAGGTGACCCGGATCAACGGCGCCCTGATCGTCAGCGCCGATCTTCAGGCCACCAACGGCGTCATGCACCTCATCGATGCCGTGTTGGTGCCCCCCGGCGTGGAAAGCCCCGTGTCCCCGTCGACGCCCTCGGCGTCCTCTGCACCCACGGCGACCGATACGCCTGTGCCATCCCCTACGCCGAAGGGCTCAGCGACGCTGACGCCGGTGCCGGGGAAGAAATAA
- a CDS encoding helix-turn-helix domain-containing protein, producing the protein MSDLLTTRQLQEMLQVDRTTIYRMVGSGQLPAVRVGNQWRFPREAVERWLQGHTVAGTPPSAEATIPSPQPSEDAHSLFPLECVQQIQDAFADALGVMIVVTDLEGRLITRPSNPCGLYTAADQVPSAHSRCIELWVRMAHNPTLQPRFIPSHLGLLCARGLVRVGAELKAMVIIGGIAPDRWPPSEEEIERIAQDLGVPVEVLQEHIHEVHRLSEEEQARVLPFAQRIADIMSHIAMERYALLDRLQRIAELTVL; encoded by the coding sequence ATGTCAGACCTACTCACCACACGCCAGCTTCAGGAGATGCTGCAGGTCGACCGGACGACGATCTATCGCATGGTCGGCAGCGGTCAGCTGCCCGCCGTGCGGGTGGGCAACCAATGGCGCTTTCCCCGTGAGGCGGTTGAGCGGTGGCTACAGGGGCATACCGTCGCCGGCACACCGCCGTCGGCGGAGGCCACGATCCCATCCCCGCAGCCGTCTGAGGATGCGCACAGCCTCTTCCCTTTGGAGTGCGTGCAGCAGATTCAGGACGCCTTTGCCGATGCCCTGGGCGTGATGATCGTCGTCACTGATCTGGAGGGGCGTCTCATCACGCGGCCCAGCAACCCGTGCGGGCTTTACACGGCGGCCGATCAGGTGCCCTCAGCCCATAGCCGATGCATCGAGCTGTGGGTGCGGATGGCCCACAACCCCACCTTGCAGCCGCGCTTCATTCCCAGCCATCTGGGGCTCTTATGCGCTCGCGGCCTGGTGCGGGTGGGGGCGGAGCTGAAGGCGATGGTGATCATCGGCGGGATCGCGCCGGACCGGTGGCCTCCCTCGGAGGAGGAGATCGAGCGGATCGCCCAGGACCTGGGCGTCCCCGTCGAGGTGCTACAGGAACACATTCACGAGGTGCATCGGCTGAGCGAGGAGGAACAGGCGCGCGTGCTGCCCTTCGCACAGCGGATCGCCGACATCATGTCCCATATCGCGATGGAGCGGTATGCGTTGCTTGACCGCTTGCAGCGCATTGCAGAACTGACCGTTCTGTGA
- a CDS encoding ABC transporter ATP-binding protein, with product MNDRDQFILEVKDLKMYFPIRQGFFRRVVGYIKAVDGVSFSVHPEEVLGLVGESGCGKTTTGRTILRLYDPTGGEIWFRKQDGEWVDVAKLSQKEMKPLRREMRMVFQDPFSSLNPRLTVKDIIGEPLVIHGIAKGREMEDRVAELMRAVGLDPAYMRRYPHEFSGGQRQRIGLARTLSLNPRLIIADEPVSALDVSIQAQVLNLLEELKEKFGLTMLFIAHDLSVVEYMCDRIAVMYVGKIVELAETEALLRNPLHPYTEALISAVPPADPDIRLSRIVLPGDVPSPANPPSGCIFHPRCRYVQDICRTEPPPLAEVQPKRFVSCHRANELSLQGIGG from the coding sequence ATGAATGATCGTGACCAGTTCATCCTCGAAGTCAAAGACCTGAAGATGTATTTCCCCATCCGCCAGGGGTTCTTCCGGCGGGTCGTCGGCTACATCAAAGCTGTCGACGGCGTCAGCTTCTCCGTCCACCCGGAAGAGGTCCTGGGACTGGTGGGGGAAAGCGGCTGCGGCAAGACGACGACCGGCCGCACGATCCTGCGCCTCTATGATCCCACAGGCGGCGAGATCTGGTTCCGCAAGCAGGACGGGGAATGGGTCGATGTCGCCAAGCTGAGCCAGAAGGAGATGAAGCCCCTGCGCCGGGAGATGCGTATGGTCTTCCAGGACCCCTTCAGCTCCCTGAACCCCCGGCTGACGGTGAAGGACATTATCGGCGAGCCGTTGGTGATCCACGGCATCGCCAAGGGAAGGGAGATGGAGGACCGGGTTGCGGAGCTGATGCGGGCGGTGGGGTTGGATCCCGCCTACATGCGCCGATATCCACACGAGTTCTCCGGCGGACAGCGACAGCGCATCGGCCTGGCCCGAACGCTATCCCTGAACCCTCGTCTGATCATCGCAGACGAACCGGTCTCCGCCCTGGACGTGTCCATCCAGGCCCAGGTCCTGAATCTGCTGGAGGAGCTGAAGGAGAAGTTCGGGCTCACTATGCTATTCATCGCCCACGATCTGTCCGTGGTGGAGTACATGTGCGATCGCATCGCGGTGATGTACGTCGGCAAGATCGTCGAGCTGGCGGAGACGGAGGCGCTGCTGCGAAATCCGTTGCACCCCTACACGGAGGCCCTGATCTCCGCGGTGCCACCGGCCGACCCGGACATCCGGCTGTCCCGGATCGTCCTGCCCGGCGACGTCCCCAGCCCGGCGAACCCGCCATCCGGCTGCATCTTCCATCCCCGATGTCGCTACGTTCAAGACATCTGCCGCACCGAGCCCCCCCCGCTGGCAGAGGTCCAGCCCAAACGCTTCGTCAGCTGCCACCGGGCCAACGAGCTCAGTCTGCAGGGAATTGGAGGCTAA
- a CDS encoding NAD(P)/FAD-dependent oxidoreductase → MKRVLILGAGTAGTMAANRLAQELDRDEWRITVVDQEEVHYYQPGFLFIPFGIYSKNDVVKPRRDYLPPGVDVIISEIEVIEPDHNRVRIKRENRYLYYDYLIIATGTRPRPEETPGLLGPEWHKSIYDFYTVDGAVALARHLRTWQGGRLVLNIVDMPIKCPVAPLEFLFLADWFFHEQGIRDRVELSLVTPLPGAFTKPKASEVLSYILQDKGIEVVPDYLIERVDPEKKVIVSYDEREIPYDLLVTIPLNMGSDVMERSGIGDDLNYVPTEKYTLKAKDFDNIFVLGDATDLPTSKAGSVAHFEVDVFVENFLRYIDGLDLRPTFDGHANCYIESGFGKGILIDFNYDVEPLPGKYPLPGVGPFSLLQESRLNHWGKMMFRWMYWNILLKGKQLPITAQMTMAGKWS, encoded by the coding sequence ATGAAGCGGGTGTTGATTCTCGGGGCGGGAACGGCCGGAACCATGGCGGCCAATCGTTTGGCCCAGGAGTTGGATCGAGACGAATGGCGGATCACCGTGGTGGATCAGGAGGAAGTTCACTATTACCAGCCGGGGTTCCTGTTCATCCCCTTTGGCATCTATAGCAAGAACGACGTGGTCAAGCCGCGGCGGGATTACCTGCCGCCCGGTGTGGACGTGATCATCTCCGAGATCGAGGTCATCGAGCCCGATCACAATCGGGTGCGCATCAAGCGGGAGAATCGCTACCTGTACTACGACTATCTGATCATCGCCACGGGCACCCGGCCCCGGCCGGAGGAGACGCCCGGCCTGCTGGGACCGGAGTGGCATAAGAGCATCTACGACTTCTACACGGTGGACGGGGCCGTGGCGTTGGCGCGCCACCTCCGCACCTGGCAGGGGGGCCGTCTGGTGCTCAACATCGTGGATATGCCCATCAAGTGTCCCGTGGCCCCGTTGGAGTTCCTGTTCCTGGCCGACTGGTTCTTCCATGAGCAGGGCATCCGTGACCGGGTGGAGCTGAGCCTGGTCACCCCGTTGCCGGGCGCCTTCACAAAGCCCAAAGCCTCCGAGGTCTTGAGCTACATCTTGCAGGATAAGGGCATCGAGGTGGTCCCGGATTACCTCATCGAGCGGGTAGACCCGGAGAAGAAGGTCATCGTCTCCTACGATGAGCGGGAGATCCCGTACGATTTGCTGGTGACGATCCCGCTGAACATGGGCAGCGATGTGATGGAGCGCTCGGGCATCGGGGACGATCTGAACTATGTGCCCACAGAGAAGTACACCCTGAAGGCCAAGGACTTCGACAACATCTTCGTCCTGGGGGATGCGACCGATCTGCCCACCTCCAAGGCCGGATCGGTGGCTCACTTCGAGGTCGACGTCTTCGTGGAGAACTTCCTGCGCTACATCGACGGCCTGGATCTCCGCCCGACCTTCGATGGGCACGCCAACTGCTACATCGAGTCGGGCTTCGGCAAGGGGATCCTCATCGATTTCAACTACGACGTGGAGCCGTTGCCGGGCAAATACCCGTTGCCGGGCGTGGGCCCGTTCTCCCTCCTCCAGGAGAGTCGACTGAATCACTGGGGGAAGATGATGTTCCGCTGGATGTACTGGAACATCCTGCTGAAGGGGAAGCAGCTGCCCATCACCGCCCAGATGACGATGGCCGGAAAGTGGAGCTGA
- a CDS encoding DUF1641 domain-containing protein, translated as MEQAVQSATVEETLTELNAKIDALTEQVAFLTEQARAAQRRQQEWDELKQDMMPIVNDLYLLSVEQLQEVESYVQLEDILHLFKRLLRNVRNLELLLDQLESLQDFLADAGPLTRDATLHLIEIMDQMERKGYFAFLQEAMRIVDVIVTSFTPEDVRLLGDNVVLILNTVKEMTQPEIMRLLHSLTSAYREAETRPEALPSSTLDLVKQMRDPEVRRGLALTMQMLKIVAQNQARAAD; from the coding sequence ATGGAACAGGCGGTGCAATCGGCGACGGTGGAGGAAACGCTCACGGAGCTCAACGCCAAGATCGACGCGCTGACCGAGCAGGTGGCGTTCCTCACGGAGCAGGCGCGAGCCGCACAACGCCGTCAGCAGGAGTGGGATGAGCTGAAGCAGGACATGATGCCCATCGTTAACGACCTGTATCTGCTCAGCGTGGAGCAATTGCAGGAGGTGGAGAGCTACGTCCAGCTGGAGGACATCCTCCATCTGTTCAAGCGCCTGCTGCGGAACGTCCGTAACTTGGAGCTGTTGTTGGATCAGCTGGAGAGCCTTCAGGACTTCCTGGCGGACGCGGGCCCGTTGACCCGGGACGCCACCTTGCACCTCATCGAGATCATGGATCAGATGGAGCGCAAGGGATACTTCGCCTTCCTTCAGGAGGCCATGCGCATCGTCGATGTGATCGTGACCTCCTTCACCCCGGAGGATGTCCGGCTACTGGGGGACAACGTGGTGCTCATCCTGAACACGGTGAAGGAGATGACCCAGCCGGAGATCATGCGGCTTCTGCACAGCCTCACCAGCGCGTATCGGGAGGCGGAGACCCGCCCGGAGGCGTTGCCTTCCTCCACGCTGGACCTGGTCAAGCAGATGCGCGATCCGGAAGTTCGGCGAGGGTTGGCTTTGACCATGCAGATGTTGAAGATCGTGGCCCAGAATCAGGCCCGGGCGGCCGATTGA
- a CDS encoding TusE/DsrC/DsvC family sulfur relay protein, whose translation MATVDLTKVQFDAEGFMVNPDDWTPEIAEALAEEEGIAPLTDRHWEVINFVRKYYQEKGEPPTLRRITKLSGVSTKELYQLFPGGPAKKVARLAGLGKPKGCI comes from the coding sequence ATGGCGACGGTGGATTTGACGAAGGTGCAGTTCGATGCGGAGGGGTTCATGGTGAACCCGGACGATTGGACGCCGGAGATCGCCGAGGCGCTGGCGGAAGAGGAGGGGATTGCCCCGTTGACCGACCGGCACTGGGAGGTGATCAACTTCGTGCGCAAGTACTACCAGGAGAAAGGGGAGCCGCCCACGCTGCGGCGGATCACCAAGCTTTCGGGCGTCTCCACGAAGGAGCTGTATCAGCTCTTCCCGGGCGGGCCGGCCAAGAAGGTGGCCCGGCTGGCCGGGCTGGGCAAGCCCAAGGGATGCATCTAA
- a CDS encoding DNA double-strand break repair nuclease NurA produces the protein MPLKLEAIVQAIHEMVLAFNGDERRSRLETALERLRTTDPAQVRARLDDRQARPGWLVAYPEHTFTKTYPLPPCPTDFTVIAADGSSHGPDRHSPVRYFIINTGHAVLSYGSQPSAEMDATSRLYYRDEDVFIEPEHHTFPVEGAILAVKMAVDEMTALVDATTAITQPEAVALRDGTLILWGLDSPGITREVRERFLAPYREALEQLRDLQVPLAAYISYPNADDVINALRVGMCPDEVVICNRCETRRSQGRARCADLAMLVDRYLFARHLADGERSDLFLSRHPVLKYYDEKQKVYFFYLNVGEEIARVEVPAWVAKTPALLDRVHAVIYDQCQRGRGYPPALVEAHEQAVITMGERELVEEMVARELADRAVVYTRSEKDRSKRMRGI, from the coding sequence ATGCCCCTGAAACTGGAAGCCATCGTCCAGGCCATCCACGAGATGGTCCTGGCGTTCAACGGCGACGAGCGCCGCTCGCGGCTGGAGACGGCCCTGGAGCGGCTGCGCACGACGGACCCGGCACAGGTGCGCGCCCGCCTGGACGATCGCCAGGCACGACCCGGCTGGCTGGTCGCCTACCCGGAGCACACCTTCACCAAGACGTACCCCCTCCCCCCGTGCCCGACCGATTTCACCGTCATCGCCGCCGACGGCTCCTCCCACGGCCCAGACCGGCATAGCCCCGTCCGCTACTTCATCATCAACACGGGCCACGCCGTGCTCTCCTACGGCAGCCAGCCGAGCGCGGAGATGGACGCCACGTCCCGCCTGTACTATCGGGACGAGGACGTCTTCATCGAGCCGGAGCACCACACGTTTCCCGTGGAGGGGGCCATCCTGGCGGTCAAAATGGCCGTGGACGAGATGACGGCGCTGGTGGACGCCACGACAGCCATCACCCAGCCCGAGGCGGTGGCGCTGCGGGACGGCACGCTTATCCTGTGGGGGCTGGACAGCCCCGGCATCACCAGAGAGGTGCGCGAGCGATTCCTGGCCCCATACCGGGAGGCCCTGGAGCAGTTGCGGGATCTGCAAGTCCCCCTGGCCGCCTACATCAGCTATCCCAATGCGGACGACGTGATCAACGCGCTGCGCGTCGGCATGTGCCCGGACGAGGTCGTCATCTGCAACCGCTGCGAGACGCGGCGCTCCCAGGGGCGCGCCCGCTGCGCCGATCTGGCCATGCTGGTCGATCGGTACCTCTTCGCCCGACACCTGGCGGACGGCGAGCGCAGCGACCTCTTCCTGAGCCGCCACCCGGTGCTCAAGTATTACGACGAGAAGCAAAAAGTGTACTTCTTCTACCTCAACGTCGGGGAGGAGATCGCCCGGGTGGAGGTGCCCGCGTGGGTGGCCAAGACGCCGGCGCTGCTGGACCGCGTTCACGCGGTGATCTACGACCAGTGCCAGCGGGGGCGCGGCTATCCCCCCGCGCTGGTGGAGGCCCACGAACAGGCCGTCATCACCATGGGAGAACGGGAGCTCGTGGAGGAGATGGTCGCCCGAGAGCTGGCCGACCGTGCCGTCGTATACACCCGCTCGGAGAAGGACCGAAGCAAACGAATGCGAGGGATCTGA
- a CDS encoding ABC transporter permease, whose translation MENVNQSARSTPATEPIAVEEKEQHESYFQLVWMRFKKSKAAIAGGLMILVLTILAIFADFFAPTDPGELNMQASFTPPQRIHFIDAEGKFHLRPFTYLQVIELDPETFQPKWTEDTSRRYHLQFFVQSWEYKLFGIIPTRWHLFGVEEGGTLYLLGTDKMGRDLWGRSCRAGRVSLSLSLFATFVSIAVGSVLGVVSGYYGGWIDTLLQRFVEFVNSFPQLPLWMALTAVIPRTWSSLTIFFMMSIIFALLSWTILAREVRGKVMAFRETDFILAAKEMGASDLRIIFRHLYPNSLSHIIVVLTLMIPQIILAEAFLSFLGLGIQEPLVSWGFLMKNAQNLQTLGTHPWIMSPVIFIIIAVLGFNFLGDGLRDAADPYSIM comes from the coding sequence ATGGAGAACGTGAATCAGAGCGCCCGATCAACACCCGCTACGGAACCCATTGCCGTTGAAGAGAAGGAACAACACGAAAGCTACTTCCAGCTGGTCTGGATGCGGTTCAAGAAGAGCAAGGCGGCCATCGCCGGCGGCCTGATGATCCTCGTATTGACCATCCTGGCCATCTTCGCCGACTTCTTCGCCCCGACGGATCCAGGAGAGCTGAACATGCAGGCCAGCTTTACCCCCCCGCAACGCATCCACTTCATCGATGCGGAGGGGAAATTCCACCTGCGGCCGTTCACCTATCTCCAGGTGATCGAACTCGATCCCGAGACGTTTCAGCCGAAGTGGACCGAGGACACGAGCCGCCGCTATCATCTGCAGTTCTTCGTCCAAAGTTGGGAGTACAAGCTGTTCGGCATCATCCCCACCCGATGGCATCTGTTCGGCGTGGAGGAGGGGGGCACCCTCTATCTGCTCGGGACGGATAAGATGGGACGAGATCTGTGGGGCAGATCCTGCCGTGCGGGACGTGTCTCCCTGTCTTTGAGCCTGTTCGCCACCTTCGTCAGCATCGCGGTGGGCTCCGTGCTGGGAGTCGTCTCCGGCTACTACGGCGGCTGGATCGACACCTTGTTGCAGCGCTTCGTGGAGTTCGTCAACTCCTTCCCGCAACTGCCGCTGTGGATGGCGCTGACGGCGGTGATCCCTCGCACATGGAGCTCGCTGACCATCTTCTTTATGATGTCCATCATCTTCGCGCTGCTCTCCTGGACCATCCTCGCCCGGGAGGTGCGCGGCAAGGTCATGGCCTTCCGAGAGACGGACTTCATCCTGGCCGCCAAGGAGATGGGCGCCTCCGACCTCCGCATCATCTTCCGCCATCTCTATCCCAACTCCCTGAGCCACATCATCGTCGTGCTGACGTTGATGATCCCGCAGATCATCCTGGCGGAGGCATTCCTCAGCTTCCTCGGCCTGGGCATCCAGGAGCCCCTGGTGAGCTGGGGATTCCTCATGAAGAACGCCCAGAACCTGCAGACCCTCGGCACCCATCCCTGGATCATGAGCCCTGTCATCTTCATCATCATCGCCGTGTTGGGGTTCAACTTCCTGGGCGATGGGCTGCGCGACGCGGCCGATCCGTACTCCATCATGTGA
- a CDS encoding ABC transporter permease translates to MINYILRRLLFAIVVLIGISIVSFIVIQLPPGDFATVYRERLINQGGMSATEAEKAAEIFRQRYGLDKPMVVQYLNWVKGIVTKGSFGYSMAYSKDVGELIAERLPRTILLALLAHATSSIVGILVGIYVAPRQYSLSDNIASLLAFILASLPRFWIALVIIYTLVFTFGQKHVSSFFSPEYVLAPWSWGKLLNFIEHIWPVVVIAGLGGVARNMRVMRGNLLDVLNAQYVTTARAKGLTERAVMYKHAVPNALHPIIMYQGMVLPYMIQGELEAAIVLSLPTVSPLFYDSLINQDIYITGSLLLMYGVMLVVGNLLADLALGILDPRIRYE, encoded by the coding sequence ATGATCAACTACATCTTGCGCAGGCTGTTGTTTGCGATCGTGGTGCTCATCGGGATCAGCATCGTCTCCTTCATCGTCATCCAGCTGCCGCCCGGGGACTTCGCCACCGTATATCGGGAGAGGCTGATCAATCAGGGGGGGATGTCCGCCACGGAGGCGGAAAAGGCGGCGGAGATCTTCCGGCAACGATATGGGCTGGACAAGCCCATGGTCGTCCAATACCTCAACTGGGTCAAGGGGATCGTCACGAAGGGAAGCTTCGGCTACTCCATGGCCTATTCCAAGGACGTGGGGGAGCTCATCGCCGAACGGCTGCCACGGACGATCCTGCTGGCCCTGCTGGCACACGCCACCTCGTCCATCGTCGGCATCCTGGTCGGCATTTACGTCGCTCCTCGGCAGTACAGCCTGAGCGACAACATCGCTTCATTGTTAGCTTTCATCCTGGCATCATTGCCGCGCTTCTGGATCGCCCTCGTGATCATCTACACGCTGGTCTTCACCTTCGGGCAGAAGCACGTGAGCTCCTTCTTCTCACCCGAATATGTGTTGGCGCCCTGGTCCTGGGGCAAGCTCCTGAATTTCATCGAGCACATCTGGCCGGTGGTCGTCATCGCCGGGCTGGGTGGGGTCGCCAGGAACATGCGCGTCATGCGAGGGAATCTGCTGGACGTCCTGAACGCTCAGTACGTGACCACCGCCCGGGCCAAAGGGCTGACGGAACGGGCCGTGATGTACAAGCACGCCGTCCCCAACGCTTTGCACCCGATCATCATGTATCAGGGAATGGTGCTTCCCTACATGATCCAGGGCGAGTTGGAGGCGGCCATCGTCCTGAGCCTGCCCACCGTGAGCCCGCTGTTCTATGACTCCCTCATCAACCAGGATATCTACATCACGGGCAGCCTGCTCCTGATGTACGGCGTGATGCTGGTGGTGGGGAATCTGCTGGCCGACCTCGCCCTGGGCATTCTCGACCCGCGCATTCGCTATGAATAA
- a CDS encoding class I SAM-dependent methyltransferase, with protein sequence MAISPSRWERWRRLVRFNLMYLRRPPWDTGVTPPEVVEVVEGGVVPPGRAIDLGCGTGTNAIYLARHGFDVIGVDSAVLAILKARWKARRAGVQVRFHLGLVHRLDFLRQPVDFALDIGCLHGLWEADRPDYAAALARHIRPGGYYLLYAWSNRGWAGLDPPEVAALFGDAFEILWTREGEEHRAPAFWYLMRRATG encoded by the coding sequence ATGGCGATCTCTCCCTCGCGCTGGGAGCGCTGGCGCAGGCTGGTGCGGTTCAACCTCATGTACCTGCGACGTCCCCCCTGGGATACGGGCGTCACCCCACCGGAGGTCGTGGAGGTGGTGGAAGGCGGCGTGGTGCCCCCCGGCCGGGCGATCGACCTGGGATGCGGCACGGGCACCAACGCCATCTACCTGGCCCGGCACGGCTTTGACGTGATCGGCGTGGATAGCGCGGTGCTGGCCATCCTCAAGGCGCGCTGGAAGGCCCGCCGCGCCGGCGTGCAGGTGCGCTTCCATCTGGGATTGGTCCACCGCCTGGATTTCCTGCGCCAGCCGGTGGACTTCGCGCTGGATATCGGATGTCTGCACGGGCTGTGGGAGGCCGATCGGCCTGACTACGCGGCCGCGCTGGCCCGGCACATACGTCCCGGCGGCTACTATCTGCTGTACGCATGGAGCAACCGGGGCTGGGCCGGGCTGGACCCACCCGAGGTGGCCGCGCTGTTTGGGGACGCGTTCGAGATCCTCTGGACTCGCGAGGGAGAGGAGCACAGAGCGCCCGCGTTCTGGTATCTGATGCGCCGGGCAACAGGATAA